In Candidatus Poribacteria bacterium, the DNA window TCCTCGGTGATGAAGGGCATGATCGGATGCATCAGGCGCATCATCCCCTCGAGCACCTTCCATAGGATGAACTGAGCTGTATATCTCTCTTCGGGTTTCTCGGAGTGATACAGCCTTATCTTGCTCAGCTCCACATACCAGTCACAGAACTCATGCCACATGAAATCGTAGATGAGCTGCGCCGCCAGCTCGAACTTAAACCCCTCAAGGGCCTTGTTAACTGCCGCAACTATCCCGTTATATCGGCTGAGTATCCACTTATCGCATAGCTCCAGACTGAGTTCCTTTGAGTTATCCGGCTTGAAATCGGACAAGTTCATGATCACGAACCTGGATGCGTTCCAGATCTTATTCGCGAAGGCCCGTCCCCCTTCCATTCTACTTTCGGGAAGAGGCATGTAACGGCTGGGTATAACCGAGGCGGTCAGGGCGAATCTGAAGGCATCGGTGCCGTATCTCTCCATGCTCACCAATGGGTCTATGACGTTGCCTCGGGATTTGCTCATCTTCCTGCCCATCTCGTCAGCCACCAACGGATGTAGATATACATATCTGAACGGCACCTCTCCCATGAACTTAAGCCCCGTCATTATCATCCTTGAGACCCAGAAGAAGAGGATATCCCATCCCGTCACGAGAACCGAGGTGGGGTAGAAGGTTCTGAGAAGCTGGGTATCATCCGGCCAACCTAGGGTTGAAAAGGGCCAGAGCGCCGAGCTGAACCACGTGTCGAGCACATCGGGATCCTGAACCAGATCGTCTGACCCACATTTGGGACACGCTTTGGGGGTTTCAACCTCGACTATCTCCGCGCCGCAGCTTTGACAGTTCCACACCGGTATTCTGTGTCCCCACCAGATCTGTCTCGATATACACCAGTCCTTTATGTTCTCCATCCAGTTGTAGAACTCCTTCTCCCACATCTCAGGTATGAACCGAACCCGCTTTTCTCTGGCCGCCTCTATCGCCTTTTGGGCCAGAGGTTTCATCCTGATGAACCACTGCTCCGAGACCAGGGGTTCGATCGGCGTATGGCATCGTTCGCACGTCCCCACCGCATGGGTGTAATCCTCCACCTTGATCAGATATCCCCCCTCCTTCAGCTCCCTGAGGATCGCCTCGCGACACTTGTACCGATCCATTCCAGCGAATCTCCCGGCGTTCTCGTTCATCGTGCCATCCGGGTTCATGACGTTCAGCTCCGGCAGGTCATGTCTCTTGCCTATCTCGAAGTCAGCGGGGTCATGTGCAGGTGTGACCTTCAGCACGCCCGTGCCGAACTCCACGTCCACGACCGGATCGCCGACTATAGGAAGCTCCCTCCCGACGATGGGCAGAATCGCTTTTTTGCCGATTAGATGTTTATATCTTTCGTCCTCAGGATTGACGGCCACACCCGTATCGCCGAGCATCGTCTCGGGCCTTGTGGTGGCGATCACTAAGTTGCCGCTTCCATCGGCAAGAGGATATCTCACGTAGTAGAGCTTTCCCTCCTCCTCGACGTATTCCACCTCCAGATCGGAAAGCGCCGTCTCGCATCTGGGACACCAGTTGACGATGTAGCTTCCTCTATAGATCAGCCCCTCGTCGTAAAGCCTTTTGAAGGCGGTTCTCACCGCCCGTGAAAGCCCCTCATCCAGCGTGAACCTCTCCCTATCCCAGTCGCACGAGCAGCCCAGCTTCATAAGCTGTCCTATGATCGTCCCGCGCGATCGCTCTTTCCATCGCCACATCCTCTCCAGGAATTTCTCCCTGCCGATCTGCTGTCTGGAGAGCCCTTCTGCGGCCAGCATTCTCTCCATGACG includes these proteins:
- a CDS encoding valine--tRNA ligase, which produces MVDIPKAYDPKPIEGKWYKFWLDRKYFHAEEKSHKRPFCIVIPPPNVTGSLHIGHALDNALQDILIRWRRMQGYNTLWLPGTDHAGIITQHVMERMLAAEGLSRQQIGREKFLERMWRWKERSRGTIIGQLMKLGCSCDWDRERFTLDEGLSRAVRTAFKRLYDEGLIYRGSYIVNWCPRCETALSDLEVEYVEEEGKLYYVRYPLADGSGNLVIATTRPETMLGDTGVAVNPEDERYKHLIGKKAILPIVGRELPIVGDPVVDVEFGTGVLKVTPAHDPADFEIGKRHDLPELNVMNPDGTMNENAGRFAGMDRYKCREAILRELKEGGYLIKVEDYTHAVGTCERCHTPIEPLVSEQWFIRMKPLAQKAIEAAREKRVRFIPEMWEKEFYNWMENIKDWCISRQIWWGHRIPVWNCQSCGAEIVEVETPKACPKCGSDDLVQDPDVLDTWFSSALWPFSTLGWPDDTQLLRTFYPTSVLVTGWDILFFWVSRMIMTGLKFMGEVPFRYVYLHPLVADEMGRKMSKSRGNVIDPLVSMERYGTDAFRFALTASVIPSRYMPLPESRMEGGRAFANKIWNASRFVIMNLSDFKPDNSKELSLELCDKWILSRYNGIVAAVNKALEGFKFELAAQLIYDFMWHEFCDWYVELSKIRLYHSEKPEERYTAQFILWKVLEGMMRLMHPIMPFITEEIWQMLPHDGESIVIAPYPEPDDRWIDHEAEGRMNLIMSIIRDIRSIRSEMNIPPSKKLKAIIRAPNDRERETLESHRGYISFLCRAPEIEISPEASRPPASAAAVVGDIEIFIPLADLIDLNRERARLQRELEKTLKELERVERNLKNESFLARAPAHVIERQRERKSELESIIAKLRKNISFLETG